AGAAGCTGCAAGTATTAAAGTTAAACAAAGAGTAATTAATTTTTTCATAGCAATCTCCTTTCTTTTATATTAATATTACATCAATAGTTATAAAAATAAAATAATAAAAATAAAAGAAAGGTATTTTAAAAATGAAATACAAAACCTTATATTTATTGGTTCCACTTATACCAATAGAGTTTATAGGAATCTATATTGACTATTCTTATAGTTCGCTACTTGGATATATCCCTTATTTCATTGTTTCTGCAATTATTAGCTTGTATATATTCAAAAACAAATTAAAAAAAAGTATATTTGTACTGACGAATAGAATTATTGGAATTATCATCTCTTTTGGAAGTGTCCACATCTTTATGAACATTTATCATTCTTCAGATTATTTCAATCCTTTTTCAACTAGCGGTTTCTCAATATTTTTAGGCCTTATAAGTTTTATAACAATTGCCATTATTTATCTAGTCATATACGGAATTTCTCCAAAAAACAATTAGTGCATATATATAAATGCTTTATTCCAATTGCTTTATTGACAACGAGCCTCTGAATCCTTAACAATCCCTAAACTTGTCGAATCGTCGGCTTAATAGCTCACGCTATGCCGACATTCGTCTCCAAGTTTAGTTAAGGGTTCTTCTCATTGTTCAATAAATTTTCTCGGCATAAATGCGTGTCCTATTATTTATTTTTAATCACTTTTAAATAAAAAAACGTAAAGTAAGCGAACTTGCAACTTACCTCACGTTTTATACCTGAAATGTCTTATTCACTCGTAATTTGACCTTTAATCACATATCCATTTCTATCAACATAAAAGCGAACATCTTTATTACCAATTTTATACATATATACTTCACCCCATGCTGAAGTAGGAGAGTAATAATTTGGTTTACCATAATTTTGAATTAAAGTATTTTTATTAATAGATTTTCCATCGAGAGAGAAGAAAACACCATTAGCTTTATTCTCAGATACACTATAAAGTGTTTGATCGTATAAATTTATTCGATTGTCACCGGTTGGATTCTTTGCTATTTGATAGCCGTTGATAGTAAAATTATCGTATTTCAATGACTCTTTGAAATTTTTGTCTAATATAAATCCACTTTGATACGCAGTATAACCATCATAATTATAATAAGGTTCAATAGTCTCTTGTGCCTGTGCTTCCGTTGCATTAAATAGTTCGGGCGTTACAGAGAAACCCAAAACAATACCACTAGCTAGAACAATTTTAGAAAATTTCTTCATAAAAACCCTCCTAATTATTTATAATTCATCTATCATTATTACAAATATATTACAAAAATTCATCCCAAGTTATCACTTTATCAACTTCAACGTTTAAAACACCAATCATTTTTTGATATAACAAATAAAAAAAACGTCGCAAGTATGCTACATAATAGTACTTAAGACGTTTTAATTTTTATTTATTTTTATCTCCTTTAACTTTATCAATCAAATCATTAGCTTTGTCTTTAACATCATCTACTACTTCTTTTGCTTTGCCAGAAACCTTATCTCCTTTGCCTTCTGCCTTTAAATCCTTATTATCAGTAGCATCTCCAATAGTCTCTTTGATATTTCTTTTTGCTTGTTCGAATTTTTCTTCGCTCATCTTCTATTCCTCCTAAATAATCAATGTCTACAATGCAATTCTATTATTCAAATACCCTTTTTAAAAGTAAAATCATATCCCTGTTTTATCCCATGTATACAAAATGATTTATGTATTATTTTCAAATCACACCATAAACTATCCCATAAATCAGGTACATCTGAAGAAACTCAGAATTAAAGGATATTCAATTCCTCGTGACTCTCTTAGTTAAACTCTGTTTAATTAAGATTTCTTATGTTTCATTATCCAAGAGCGCACTTACATACCAAAATCGTATCGTGCTAAAACCAGCGTGTGATAATCCAATAGTCTTATTTTGTATTTTAAGGGGGTATTTAAAGCAAACTCTGTATTTCTTATGTTTTTATACTCAAATTTCAATTTAAGCGTTTAAAAGGCAAATATGAGCTTATAACAGAAAAATATGCCTGCTTGATTTATACATCAAATATACACCGTCAAAAACTTAGGGATATTTGCGTAGGATATTTTATATGAGCATAAGGGGAATTTGCAACCTTTCAAAAAAGGTTGGTCTGGCAAAGCCAGACATTTCAAGGGATACAGCGATTTCTAAAGTACAATCATTTTTTGCTTTTGTACCCTAAAAGTACCCTAATGTTTTTTAGCACTTTTCAATAAAAAAAACGCTAGCTTTTTCGCTAACGTTTTAGAATAAAAATCAAAATTTATACTCAAATTTCTTCGTCAATTTCATCAATCATTTGATGATTAATTTTACTTTTTTCTTCTTCGGTCAAATCAAAAATTTCACTCGCTAAGTATTCTTTTTGGTTCCAGTGATAAAAAATTTGATAAATATATTCTGTCGGATCTACTTCTTTAAGATAATCTAAATCTCCATTTTTCAATTTCTTTCTTGCCTCTTTAAACAGTCCAGAATAAACAAGAATTTGTTTCCCTTTGAGTGACTTATAAAATGTATCGAACACTTTTTGATTAATTAAGTAGTCGCTATCTTTACCAGAATACTTCGCCATTTCGTATAATTCTTTGTTGTTGTTCTGTTTGATTCTTTGAACATGTACTTGTGTAATTTCATCGTTCCCCGTTACATCTCGCCATAAATTCAGCCATTCTTTTTGACTAATATAATACCGTTTATCTGTAAAATACGATTTGTTAACAGCAATTAAAACATGGAAATGCGGATTATAATCATCACGCTTTTGATTATAAGTAACCTCTAATTTTCTTACATAACCTTTAGCTATCGTATTTACTTTTTACGCTTAAACATTTTTTGAAAAGCATGATTATAAACTTTTATTTCATCCTCTAAATGCTCAGACGTTACGTTTGGCGTCGTAAGTGTTAAAAAAATAAATTCCTTTTTTTCTTCCTGCTTAATATACTGCATCATCAAAGATAATCCTAATGCATCTTTACGAGCTTTACGCCAAGCACATACAGGACAGAACCGGTTTTTACATGGATTCGCCTTATACAATTTCTTTTTCTCCAAAGTTTGATCCGCAACAAATGATAAAAATGTATTACAGTCCTTTATCAAGAAAAGAAGAAACTCGTTTTTACTCGTTTCAAAAACCAAAACCAAGAAATCAAATTTAACCTTTTTTATCACCTTTTTCTAAACCAAAAATCAATAAAATAATTACAGACAAAAGCATAAAAGGAAAAAATATAGAAGTAGCTAAAAAACCTATAATCATAATTAACCAAAAATAATCAATTTTATAACTTCCAAACTTCATACAAGCCCCCCTTTTTTTAATCAAAATAACATAATTGCTTTATTCCAATTGCTTTATTGACGTTGAGCCTCTGAACCCTTAACAAACCCAAAACTTGTCGAATGGTCGGTTTAATAGCTCACGCTATACCGACATTCGTCTACAAGTTTAGTTAAGGGTTCTTCTCAACATCAATAAATTTTCTCGGCATAAATGCCTGCTCTATTTCTTTTTTCTCAACTTTAAACATATCCATCCTTTTCCAAAGCATTTATAACGTTTATAACTGCTGGAGCTATTATATCTTTGTCATATATCGAAAAAAAATTAGCGTCAGTAATTTCATTGTTAATTTTATAATCAAAAGTTTCACCAGAGAACAGAAAACAATTTAATACCACACTCTCTTTAGTGTTAGGATATGCCGGTCCTTCTATCGATTTCCAAAATGATATTTTACTTTTTTCAATGTTTAAAGAAAGTTCTTCTCTTAATTCTCTTATTAATGTTTCATCAAAATTTTCTTTGTCTTCGATTTTCCCTCCTGGTAGATAATATTTATTATTATCATAAGTTCTCACTAAAAAAATTCTTTTTCCTTCAATGTTTACTAAACATGCACAATTATAAGTCGCCAAGTAAATCCCTCGCTTTGTTGAAATTTTTCATATACTTTTTAACAAACTTTATCATAACTCTTACAAAAATTTTGAGTGCCTTTATTTTTAATTTTAAAGGGCATTTTGAAGAAACACTAAATATTTACGTAGTTGTATATCCAACTTTGCAACAGAACCAGTTAACTGCTTTATCATCACGTTATAAAAATAGAACACATTTAATTCAAGACATTTTACAACGTTATGTTGATATGATTAAAATTTACAATCAAGATTTAAAGTAGTAGCAATAAGAGTTGCTACTACTTTTTTTACTTTATCCCCAAAGCTCATCTAACTGTCGTCTAAATGCTTCTCGTTCCCTTTCAAACTCTGCTTGTTCTTCTGGAGTCATTGGTTTTCTTTGCTTTTGATCTGGATTCTTTAACCATTCTGGCGTAATTTCTTTAGAATTAGTTCGTTTATTACCATATTTAAAGTTTTTAGCTTGTTGTAATGTTCTTACATCATTTTTCAACCATGTCTCCAAAATTGTAATCAAATATTGTTTAGGATTATTTGCTTTAAGCCCCACATACTCAATAGCGTATTCAATTATTTCAAAGTCAAATTGTTCTATAAGATTACGTAGCTTATTTTCAAATACTTTGGTTGATTTTATATTTAATTGATTACAAATATATTTTAGTGTTTTATTACTACTACTACCTTTTTGATATTTTGGGTTGTAGTTGTCTCGTTCTTTCTCAGTATCATTAAATTCAGTATCATTAGGGTTTGATTTCCGAACTTCTAGAGGTTTGATTTTCGAACTTCTTGAAGTTTGATTTTCGAACTTCTTGAAGTTTGATTTTCGAACTTCAGCGTCATTACGGGGTTCGTCTATGTTTTCTTCTTTCTTTTTCATTTCATAAATATCTTCTTTAGTAACTGCAGGATTCTTCAAATATAATTTATTGGGTTTACCTTGCCCACATCTTATTTGTTCTAAAAGATCAGCTTCTGTTAATTCCTTTTTTATTTTTATTAATTTAGCTTTATGACAATTTAATATATTTTTTAGATTTTCATTTGTGAAAATAAAAAATATATCGCCATTTTCATCAAACCAATTATTTCTAATTGATAGTTCTAATCTATCTTTTAGCAAAGCATAAGCGATTTTTGCATCATTACTTAATTGCTTATATTTTTCGTTAGTAAAAAACACCTTTGGTAGTTGGTAAAATTTTTCTCTATATTGTTGTTGGATATTAAATCTATGTTCAGACATAATAAAAACCTCTTTCCATTATTTTTTGGATAGAGGTAATAAACGTAAAACATTTTATAATTTGTGCTTGCACTTGTTGAATATATTATATATAATGAAAGTACAATTATTATTAAATAAACGTTCCAGCGTTTATTACCTTAGAGCGACTACTAGCATAGTCGCTCTTTTCTTGTGTTACAAAAAGTATAACATAACTAAGTGTTAAATAAATAGAGTGATTATAGAAATAATTAAATATAGTTGAAAAGAGTAGTGTATATTTGGTTCTGTTGCAAAGTTAGAAAAAGTATAGCTAATCACCATTTTATCATGTCAGTATTCGTTTAACTGGCTAACATATGACTGATTTCATGGCATGGCGAAAATCCGTAGATCTGAAGAGACCTGCGGTTCTTTTTATATAGACCGTAAATGCATTCAATACCCTTTAAAGTATTTTTTGCCGTATTGATACTTTGATATCTTGTCTTTCTTACTTTAATATGACGGTGATTTTGCTCAATGAGGTTATTCAGATATTTGGATGTACAGTGACAGTTAGGGTTAAGTTTAAACTCCTTAATTACTTTAGCTATTGCGACCTTCGTTGAAGGTGCTTGATCTGTAATTATCATTTGAGGTTTACCAAATTGTTTAATGAGACGTTTGATAAACACATATGCTGCATGATTATCTCGTTGCTTACGCAACCAAATATCTAATGTATGACCCTCTGCATCAATAGCACGATAGAAATAGCTCCATTTTCCTTTTATTTTGATATACGTCTCATCAATACGCCATTTGTAATAGGCTTTTTTATGTTTTTTCTTCCAAATTTGATACAAAATCGGAGCATATTCTTGAACCCAACGGTAGACCGTTGAATGATGAACGTTGACACCACGTTCTCTTAGTATTTCAGATATATCTCGATAACTCAATGCATATCTTAGATAGTAGCCAACGGCTACAGTGATAACTTCCTTGTTAAATTGTTTATATCTGAAATAGTTCATACAGAAGACTCCTTTTTGTTAAAATTATACTATAAATCCAACTTTGCAACAGAACCAAAGATATTATAGGCGCACTAAAAACCCTTTACAAACACTTGACGATATTTCCATCAAGTGTTTGTAAAGGGTTTTTAAAATTCTTAAAATCGCCGTTATAACAACATTTATGATAAAATTGATTTATAAAGGGTTGATAAAGGGTTGATAATATGAAGAGTGTCAAAGAACTCAGTGAAAAATTAGAAGTTAGTAAACAAACTGTATTTAATAATATAAAAAGACTGAATATAGAAACAATAAAAAAGGATAATACTTCATTCATAAAAAATGATGTTGATGTAGAAAAGATTATTCAAAGAGTAACCAAAAACAAAAAAAAATATGGGTTTGAAAGTACTAATACAAACTCAGAAAAAGTTAAAACGAGTAATCAAAAAAATGAATCTAAACATAATGTTCAAATAATTGAACTGCTTGAAAAGCAAATAGACACTTTAAATAAACAACTTGAAAAACAAGAAAAGCGTCATGAAGTGACAATAGAATTTTATAGGAAAGAATTGCAAGAAAGGTCAAAATTACTTGAAAACCAACAAGTATTAACATTAGAAAGTAACAAAAAAATACAAAGGTTGGAGTCTGAGTTAGAAGAAGAAAAACAACTTAATTATTCTTTTGATACGTCTGCTAATGAGAGACAAAATGTTAATGTACAAGAAGCAACATTTACTAGAGAGTCTAAAGATACTGATCAACAAAAAGAATGGGAACAACCTACAGAGGCGCAGCGTAAAGATATACCTGAAGAGAAAGAGGAGGAAATTATTAACGAAGAACCATCCACAATAGACGATAAACAATTCGAAGAAATAGATAGTGAATACGAAGAAAGAGAAGAAAAACCACCTAAAAAAGGTTTCTGGAGCCGATTGTTTGGTAATTAACACAGTAAATATCCTTACAATCTTATAAACTTGTAAGGATATTATTTTTATTATTGGCACTTCTGATAATCATAATTTATGTTTACTTTTCGGAAAATAATTTTTGAATAGATATTATAAATATAAAAATTACGTATTTATAATATTTTATTTTCTTTCTTATATTCAAATAGAGCTATAGTGATTAATTTTTGCTATACTAGTTTAGAAAAATTACGAAAGGAGTGTTTAGCATGACAAAGTCATTTACAAAAACACTACCACTTAAACCTTTTACAAAGTGGACAGGGGGGAAACGTCAATTATTACCGGAATTGAACCGCCTAATCCCTCAAAATTTTAACGAATATTATGAACCATTTGTTGGTGGAGGGGCATTATTATTTGATTTAAGACCTACCGTTGCTTTTATAAATGATGCTAACGAAGATTTAATTAATGCCTACAGAGTTATTAGAGATAATGTTGAAGAATTGATCGACCTACTTGAAGTGCACAAAATTAATAATACAAAAGAGTACTATTACAAAATTAGAAATTTAGATAGAAGTGATAATTTTAACAAGATGAGCGCAGTAGAAAAAGCGGCTAGAATATTATATATGTTGCGCGTGAATTTCAATGGTTTGTACAGAGTAAACTCTAAAGGACAATTTAATACACCTTATGGTCGTTATAGTAATCCTAAAATAGTTGACAGAGAAAATTTATTAAATATAAGTGAATACCTTAAACAAGATATAAAAATCATGAATGGTGAT
Above is a genomic segment from Staphylococcus sp. IVB6181 containing:
- the isaB gene encoding immunodominant staphylococcal antigen IsaB family protein, giving the protein MKKFSKIVLASGIVLGFSVTPELFNATEAQAQETIEPYYNYDGYTAYQSGFILDKNFKESLKYDNFTINGYQIAKNPTGDNRINLYDQTLYSVSENKANGVFFSLDGKSINKNTLIQNYGKPNYYSPTSAWGEVYMYKIGNKDVRFYVDRNGYVIKGQITSE
- a CDS encoding CsbD family protein — its product is MSEEKFEQAKRNIKETIGDATDNKDLKAEGKGDKVSGKAKEVVDDVKDKANDLIDKVKGDKNK
- a CDS encoding NUDIX domain-containing protein, giving the protein MATYNCACLVNIEGKRIFLVRTYDNNKYYLPGGKIEDKENFDETLIRELREELSLNIEKSKISFWKSIEGPAYPNTKESVVLNCFLFSGETFDYKINNEITDANFFSIYDKDIIAPAVINVINALEKDGYV
- a CDS encoding replication initiator protein A produces the protein MSEHRFNIQQQYREKFYQLPKVFFTNEKYKQLSNDAKIAYALLKDRLELSIRNNWFDENGDIFFIFTNENLKNILNCHKAKLIKIKKELTEADLLEQIRCGQGKPNKLYLKNPAVTKEDIYEMKKKEENIDEPRNDAEVRKSNFKKFENQTSRSSKIKPLEVRKSNPNDTEFNDTEKERDNYNPKYQKGSSSNKTLKYICNQLNIKSTKVFENKLRNLIEQFDFEIIEYAIEYVGLKANNPKQYLITILETWLKNDVRTLQQAKNFKYGNKRTNSKEITPEWLKNPDQKQRKPMTPEEQAEFEREREAFRRQLDELWG
- a CDS encoding IS6 family transposase, whose protein sequence is MNYFRYKQFNKEVITVAVGYYLRYALSYRDISEILRERGVNVHHSTVYRWVQEYAPILYQIWKKKHKKAYYKWRIDETYIKIKGKWSYFYRAIDAEGHTLDIWLRKQRDNHAAYVFIKRLIKQFGKPQMIITDQAPSTKVAIAKVIKEFKLNPNCHCTSKYLNNLIEQNHRHIKVRKTRYQSINTAKNTLKGIECIYGLYKKNRRSLQIYGFSPCHEISHMLAS
- a CDS encoding DUF536 domain-containing protein, which translates into the protein MKSVKELSEKLEVSKQTVFNNIKRLNIETIKKDNTSFIKNDVDVEKIIQRVTKNKKKYGFESTNTNSEKVKTSNQKNESKHNVQIIELLEKQIDTLNKQLEKQEKRHEVTIEFYRKELQERSKLLENQQVLTLESNKKIQRLESELEEEKQLNYSFDTSANERQNVNVQEATFTRESKDTDQQKEWEQPTEAQRKDIPEEKEEEIINEEPSTIDDKQFEEIDSEYEEREEKPPKKGFWSRLFGN
- a CDS encoding DNA adenine methylase, whose amino-acid sequence is MTKSFTKTLPLKPFTKWTGGKRQLLPELNRLIPQNFNEYYEPFVGGGALLFDLRPTVAFINDANEDLINAYRVIRDNVEELIDLLEVHKINNTKEYYYKIRNLDRSDNFNKMSAVEKAARILYMLRVNFNGLYRVNSKGQFNTPYGRYSNPKIVDRENLLNISEYLKQDIKIMNGDFYNCVQNAKANDFVYFDPPYIPISTSSNFTSYTANKFDLKEQERLRDTFIELDNKGVYVMLSNSNADIIYELYKDYRDNIKTVDANRMINSNSKGRGKIKEVIITNY